In the Staphylococcus sp. IVB6240 genome, one interval contains:
- a CDS encoding pyrimidine-nucleoside phosphorylase — protein MRMVDIIAKKRDGHALTTEEIKFFVNGYTNGDIPDYQMSSLAMAIFFQDMTDEERADLTMAMVESGDQIDLSDINGIKVDKHSTGGVGDTTTLVLAPLVAALDIPVAKMSGRGLGHTGGTIDKLEAVEGFHVEISEDEFIKLVNEDHLAVIGQTGNLTPADKKIYALRDVTGTVNSIPLIASSIMSKKIAAGADAIVLDVKTGNGAFMKTVEDAEQLANAMVKIGNQVGRNTMAIISDMSQPLGRAIGNALELKEAIDTLKGEGPEDLTELVLTLGSQMVVLAEKAETLDEAREMLKGVINNGKALEKFKVFLSNQGGDASVVDDPSKLPTAQYTFELPAKQSGVVSEMIANEIGIASMMLGAGRQTKEDTIDLAVGLVLNKKVGDKVEEGESLLTIYANQEDVEQVKEKLYDNITISDHGETPTLIHEIITK, from the coding sequence ATGAGAATGGTAGACATTATCGCAAAAAAAAGAGACGGACATGCTTTAACAACGGAAGAGATTAAGTTTTTTGTGAATGGATATACGAATGGTGATATTCCGGATTATCAAATGTCAAGTTTAGCAATGGCAATTTTCTTCCAAGATATGACAGATGAGGAACGTGCAGATTTAACAATGGCAATGGTTGAATCAGGTGATCAAATTGATCTGTCAGATATTAATGGTATCAAAGTAGACAAGCACTCAACAGGTGGTGTAGGTGATACAACAACACTTGTACTTGCACCTTTAGTAGCAGCATTAGATATTCCAGTTGCTAAGATGAGTGGACGTGGCTTAGGTCACACAGGTGGTACGATTGACAAATTAGAAGCAGTTGAAGGCTTCCACGTTGAGATTTCTGAAGATGAGTTTATTAAGTTAGTAAACGAAGATCATCTAGCAGTTATCGGTCAAACAGGTAACTTAACACCTGCGGATAAGAAAATTTATGCGCTACGTGATGTAACAGGTACGGTTAACTCAATTCCGTTAATTGCATCTTCTATTATGAGTAAGAAGATTGCTGCCGGTGCAGATGCGATTGTATTAGATGTTAAAACAGGTAACGGTGCATTCATGAAAACAGTTGAAGATGCAGAACAGTTAGCAAATGCTATGGTAAAAATTGGTAACCAAGTTGGCCGTAACACAATGGCGATTATTTCTGACATGAGTCAACCACTTGGTCGTGCCATTGGTAATGCACTTGAATTAAAAGAAGCGATTGACACATTAAAAGGTGAAGGACCAGAAGACTTAACAGAATTAGTCTTAACACTTGGTTCACAAATGGTCGTATTAGCTGAAAAAGCTGAGACTTTAGATGAAGCACGCGAAATGTTAAAAGGCGTGATCAATAATGGTAAAGCACTTGAGAAATTCAAAGTGTTCTTAAGCAATCAAGGTGGCGATGCATCTGTAGTGGATGATCCATCTAAGTTACCAACAGCACAATACACATTTGAATTACCAGCAAAACAATCTGGTGTTGTATCTGAAATGATCGCAAATGAAATTGGTATTGCGTCTATGATGTTAGGTGCAGGTCGTCAAACAAAAGAAGATACGATTGACTTAGCTGTTGGTCTTGTATTAAACAAAAAAGTCGGTGACAAAGTTGAAGAGGGCGAGTCACTCTTAACCATTTATGCGAACCAAGAAGATGTTGAACAAGTGAAAGAAAAATTATATGATAATATCACAATTAGTGATCATGGAGAAACACCTACATTGATTCACGAGATTATTACGAAATAA
- a CDS encoding ATP-grasp domain-containing protein, which produces MTNVKNSHSYLTMAELYSNDVVYSSRPSYISNPWLEPDEHQSNFLSARELLIANMPVIVHEASVTDKLAQLFELVHRSIPDNLYYFKDQSSYESLLQRLTLEEDRKIYFQYVHGEDIVPADKYAMNKQTFIDLNNKSKIPEWTNGKYLPKREVVPFKAFEDAVREWELPVVIKPGDDLPTAGGYGVMICYTQEELEKAIERVKKAEAATDTLIIEQCIDVVDNYCVQFAKHPDKGILYLGAAKQLTNAYGFYQGNINAQHVPQTVIDAGRALMERAVEEGFIGVAGFDLLEDADGEVYAIDLNYRQNGSTSMLLLADCLEGDYHKFYSYVANGDNERFHEAIKTFIKKGVLFPLSYYDGDWYTDQHVDSRFGCIWHAESEADIEEYEQEFLEAAGLKN; this is translated from the coding sequence ATGACCAATGTAAAAAATAGTCATTCATATTTAACAATGGCTGAGTTGTATTCTAATGATGTCGTATACTCATCTCGACCTTCATATATTTCTAATCCATGGTTAGAACCAGATGAACACCAATCAAACTTCTTGTCAGCGAGAGAACTGCTCATCGCTAACATGCCAGTCATCGTACACGAAGCAAGTGTGACAGATAAGTTAGCACAATTATTTGAATTGGTTCATCGCAGTATTCCAGATAATTTATATTATTTTAAAGACCAATCTTCATATGAGTCACTATTACAACGTTTAACCTTAGAAGAAGACCGAAAAATTTATTTCCAATATGTGCATGGTGAAGATATTGTACCAGCAGATAAGTATGCGATGAATAAGCAAACGTTTATTGATTTGAACAATAAATCCAAAATACCAGAATGGACTAATGGTAAGTATTTACCAAAGCGTGAAGTCGTGCCATTTAAAGCGTTTGAAGATGCGGTACGTGAATGGGAACTACCCGTTGTCATTAAGCCGGGTGATGATCTACCGACAGCCGGTGGATATGGTGTCATGATTTGCTATACGCAAGAAGAACTTGAAAAGGCAATTGAACGTGTGAAAAAGGCTGAAGCAGCTACGGACACATTGATTATTGAACAGTGCATTGATGTGGTGGATAATTATTGCGTGCAGTTTGCCAAACATCCAGACAAAGGTATTCTTTATCTTGGAGCGGCAAAACAATTGACGAATGCGTATGGTTTTTATCAAGGAAATATCAACGCACAACATGTACCACAAACGGTCATTGATGCAGGACGTGCATTGATGGAAAGAGCAGTTGAAGAAGGCTTTATCGGTGTGGCAGGATTTGATTTGTTGGAAGACGCAGATGGTGAAGTATATGCGATTGATTTAAACTATCGACAAAATGGCTCTACAAGTATGTTGTTATTGGCTGATTGTTTAGAAGGTGACTATCATAAGTTTTACAGCTATGTCGCAAATGGAGATAATGAGCGTTTTCATGAAGCAATTAAAACATTCATTAAAAAAGGTGTTCTTTTCCCATTATCATACTATGATGGTGACTGGTATACAGATCAACATGTAGATTCACGTTTTGGTTGTATTTGGCATGCAGAAAGTGAAGCGGATATTGAAGAATATGAACAGGAATTTCTGGAGGCAGCAGGACTTAAGAACTAA
- a CDS encoding DUF2750 domain-containing protein has translation MTYKSERFYKDILTNEQFFIAVKDKKIIKHTYRDRPYFCFWTRESFATEYLEKFDVAYDKIITMDIDRFATYELDEMFDQEDEALVNVTDKAAGHEIKIVEAVNDIMTDLDNIRIREFVQDVAKSDTVYGLTQKGMKHFAVVYDENDNFEQSHFMPVWSLSKRAERVAEEDFESFELIDVEGEVFAEWLDELRDDNRYVAIDVKPGVVGTIVSAQKLANELTF, from the coding sequence ATGACTTATAAAAGCGAACGTTTTTATAAAGACATCTTAACGAACGAACAGTTTTTTATCGCAGTTAAAGACAAAAAAATCATTAAGCATACGTATCGAGATCGTCCGTACTTCTGTTTTTGGACACGTGAATCATTTGCAACAGAGTACTTAGAGAAGTTTGATGTGGCTTACGATAAAATTATCACAATGGATATCGATCGTTTTGCAACGTACGAGTTAGATGAAATGTTCGATCAAGAAGATGAAGCTTTAGTAAATGTAACAGATAAGGCGGCTGGGCATGAGATTAAAATCGTAGAAGCTGTCAATGATATTATGACGGATTTGGATAATATTCGTATTCGTGAATTTGTTCAAGACGTCGCAAAATCAGATACTGTTTATGGTTTAACACAAAAAGGAATGAAGCATTTTGCGGTTGTTTATGATGAGAATGACAACTTTGAACAATCACACTTCATGCCTGTATGGAGTTTGAGTAAACGTGCTGAAAGAGTCGCTGAAGAAGACTTTGAATCATTTGAATTAATTGATGTAGAAGGCGAAGTGTTTGCGGAGTGGCTTGATGAGTTACGCGATGACAATCGTTACGTAGCCATTGATGTGAAACCAGGTGTTGTCGGCACAATTGTTTCAGCTCAAAAATTAGCAAATGAACTAACGTTTTAA
- a CDS encoding EVE domain-containing protein, which produces MAAETNYFWLNCGYNRWNHNEPLVGQTTVFESGAQFNPTQGFRAFKQAQVGDKVIFYQVQTDAGLLGWGEITSVTTGAQNKIHVQFKFNETFKPLTTEYLKRSEALEFRMNNMKETLFNKISYDEFELIKGLGTGDVTIPRYFFMAETDTFEPEATYTIYTHTRNGIKRNGYHHYTQLEIGDQIIIYNKYMNQSIVGRAEVSHHIHTRPPEAGRTNSTAIEIRYLEDIHPISLMTLNKHPKLKNLYFLQENAKQAIASLTPTQYHAMMEMSENDGLKGQFEAVKSDYELPKEEDVKPFILLLADDKAEGLKAAASLVEKANATPVMTVGHPDFMEEMLYGRYLPNEAGALYYREGFITELMPKTDRQYLVIDQFERIDPDIFQTFINVLEGYEMTLPRYQKDGSMVKWSREKDSFYRFNPNWHIVGVTYLTPQEVKEKYSTQMLKYTRIIQAKK; this is translated from the coding sequence ATGGCTGCAGAAACAAATTACTTTTGGCTAAATTGTGGTTATAACAGATGGAATCACAATGAACCGTTAGTAGGACAGACGACTGTCTTTGAATCAGGGGCACAATTTAACCCGACTCAAGGGTTTCGTGCGTTTAAACAAGCACAAGTAGGAGATAAAGTGATTTTTTATCAAGTACAAACAGACGCTGGATTGCTTGGTTGGGGTGAAATCACAAGTGTCACAACGGGTGCGCAAAATAAGATTCATGTACAGTTCAAGTTTAACGAGACATTTAAACCACTCACGACAGAATATTTAAAACGTAGTGAAGCGTTAGAATTTCGCATGAATAATATGAAAGAAACGCTTTTTAATAAAATATCATATGATGAGTTCGAACTCATTAAAGGACTTGGCACAGGTGATGTTACGATTCCACGATATTTCTTTATGGCTGAGACGGATACGTTTGAACCTGAAGCAACATATACCATTTATACGCATACACGTAATGGAATTAAACGCAATGGATACCACCACTATACGCAACTTGAGATTGGTGACCAAATCATTATTTATAATAAGTATATGAATCAATCTATTGTAGGGCGTGCAGAAGTGTCACATCATATACATACGCGTCCACCTGAAGCGGGTAGAACAAATAGTACAGCTATTGAAATACGTTATTTAGAAGATATTCATCCAATCAGTTTGATGACATTGAATAAGCATCCAAAACTTAAAAATCTGTATTTCTTACAAGAGAATGCTAAGCAAGCCATTGCAAGCTTAACACCAACGCAGTATCATGCGATGATGGAAATGAGTGAGAATGATGGCTTAAAAGGACAATTTGAGGCAGTGAAATCAGACTATGAATTGCCTAAGGAAGAAGATGTAAAGCCGTTTATTCTATTATTAGCTGACGACAAGGCTGAAGGACTAAAAGCGGCAGCATCACTTGTTGAGAAAGCAAATGCGACCCCTGTCATGACGGTGGGACATCCTGACTTTATGGAAGAAATGTTATACGGTAGATATTTACCGAATGAAGCGGGTGCACTCTATTATCGTGAAGGATTTATTACGGAATTGATGCCGAAGACGGATCGTCAATATTTGGTGATTGATCAATTTGAACGTATTGATCCGGATATATTCCAGACGTTCATCAATGTATTAGAAGGTTATGAAATGACATTACCACGTTATCAAAAAGATGGCAGTATGGTGAAATGGAGTCGTGAGAAAGATTCATTCTACCGCTTCAACCCAAACTGGCATATCGTGGGCGTGACTTATTTAACACCGCAAGAAGTAAAAGAAAAATATTCGACACAAATGCTAAAATACACACGTATTATTCAAGCCAAAAAATAA
- the deoD gene encoding purine-nucleoside phosphorylase, with amino-acid sequence MTQGTPHIQPNGTKIAKTVLMPGDPLRAKYIADNFLENVEQFNDVRNMFGYTGTYKGKEVSVMGSGMGIPSIGIYSYELYNFFDVDTIIRIGSCGAMQEDIQLYDIIIAQGASTNSNFVDQYQIPGNFAPLGDFDLIVKAKEKADAIGARTHVGNVLSSDTFYNANADFNQKWIDMGILGVEMESAGLYLNAIKAGKKALGIFTVSDHLLRDEATTPEERQNSFTQMMEVALEIAE; translated from the coding sequence ATGACACAAGGTACACCACATATTCAACCAAACGGAACAAAAATTGCTAAAACGGTATTAATGCCAGGCGATCCATTACGTGCAAAATATATTGCGGATAACTTCTTAGAAAATGTAGAACAGTTCAATGACGTGCGTAATATGTTTGGCTACACAGGCACATACAAAGGGAAAGAAGTTTCAGTGATGGGTTCTGGTATGGGGATTCCAAGTATCGGTATCTATTCATATGAGTTATATAACTTTTTCGATGTAGACACAATTATCCGTATCGGTTCTTGTGGCGCAATGCAAGAAGACATTCAACTTTATGACATCATCATTGCTCAAGGCGCATCAACAAATTCAAACTTTGTAGATCAATACCAAATTCCAGGCAACTTCGCACCACTTGGTGATTTTGACTTAATCGTTAAAGCGAAAGAAAAAGCGGATGCCATTGGTGCACGTACACATGTTGGGAATGTGTTATCTTCAGACACATTCTATAATGCAAATGCTGACTTCAACCAAAAATGGATTGATATGGGTATCCTAGGTGTAGAAATGGAATCAGCAGGTCTTTACTTAAATGCGATCAAAGCTGGTAAAAAAGCGTTAGGAATCTTCACAGTTTCTGACCATTTATTACGCGACGAAGCAACAACACCTGAAGAACGTCAAAACTCATTTACACAAATGATGGAAGTTGCACTTGAAATTGCTGAATAA
- a CDS encoding S-ribosylhomocysteine lyase — protein MPKMNVESFNLDHTKVVAPYIRLAGKMTGNNGDEIHKYDIRFKQPNKEHMEMPGLHSLEHLMAENIRNHSDKVVDLSPMGCQTGFYVSFINHDDYEDVLNIIEKTVQDVLNATEVPACNEVQCGWAASHSLEGAKEIAQAFLDKRDQWHDVFGEG, from the coding sequence ATGCCAAAAATGAATGTTGAAAGTTTTAACTTAGATCATACAAAAGTGGTTGCTCCTTATATCCGCCTAGCCGGTAAAATGACAGGTAACAACGGGGATGAAATTCATAAATATGATATTCGCTTTAAGCAACCAAACAAAGAGCACATGGAGATGCCTGGGCTCCACTCATTAGAACATTTGATGGCCGAAAATATTCGTAACCATTCAGACAAAGTGGTAGATTTAAGCCCTATGGGATGCCAAACTGGTTTTTATGTATCATTCATCAACCATGACGATTATGAAGATGTGTTAAACATTATTGAAAAGACAGTTCAAGATGTCCTTAATGCCACAGAAGTACCCGCATGCAACGAAGTACAATGTGGTTGGGCAGCTTCTCACTCATTAGAAGGCGCAAAAGAAATTGCTCAAGCCTTTTTAGATAAACGTGATCAATGGCACGATGTCTTTGGTGAGGGATAG
- the coaW gene encoding type II pantothenate kinase, with product MRIGIDAGGTLIKMVIEQDDQRKYQTYLSTQLEEVAAWLNDQPCEDIHITGGKAKMLHDMLNCDAKTYIEFDAAAKGIQILLKEQGTQLDRYIFTNVGTGTSIHLSDASGQQRVGGIGTGGGMIRGLGYLLTEIDDYETLTNLAQDGDRDIIDLKVKHIYKNDTPPISGELTAANFGHVLHNLDKTFTDADKLASVMGVVGESVTTVSIHVAREHAAEDVVYIGSSFHNNPLLQQVVTDYTILRGFKPHYLDNGAFSGALGTLYL from the coding sequence ATGCGAATCGGTATTGATGCGGGTGGGACATTGATCAAAATGGTCATTGAACAAGATGACCAGCGCAAGTACCAAACTTATCTGTCTACACAACTAGAAGAAGTTGCAGCATGGCTCAATGACCAACCATGCGAAGATATCCATATCACAGGTGGTAAGGCAAAAATGTTACATGACATGCTAAACTGTGATGCCAAAACCTATATCGAATTTGATGCTGCTGCAAAGGGCATACAAATTTTACTAAAAGAACAAGGAACACAACTTGATCGCTATATTTTCACAAATGTAGGAACAGGCACATCTATTCACTTGTCTGATGCTTCAGGTCAACAACGTGTTGGTGGTATTGGTACAGGTGGTGGCATGATTCGTGGTTTAGGTTATCTCCTCACTGAAATTGATGACTATGAAACTTTAACAAATCTTGCTCAAGATGGAGATCGAGATATTATTGATTTAAAAGTAAAACATATCTATAAAAATGATACGCCACCGATTTCAGGTGAATTAACTGCCGCAAACTTTGGACATGTCCTCCATAACTTGGATAAAACTTTTACAGATGCCGATAAGCTTGCCTCTGTAATGGGCGTTGTAGGTGAAAGTGTGACAACCGTTTCAATCCACGTTGCACGTGAACATGCAGCTGAAGATGTCGTATATATCGGGTCATCATTCCATAACAATCCATTACTTCAACAAGTTGTGACAGACTATACGATTTTACGTGGCTTCAAACCACACTATTTAGATAATGGTGCATTTTCAGGTGCACTCGGAACATTATATCTATAA
- the rbsK gene encoding ribokinase: MAHKIIIIGSASMDLTVQTQMIPEQGETVLGENLLMAPGGKGANQAVSAARLKRDQDVYMIGAVGDDAFGKQILDNLQQHCVNTQYMQTVEGEHSGTAHITLFEQDNRIIVVPAANNTILPEVVLPILQQFEPGDFIMMQQEIPEETVEAVIEEAALLGLKVILNPAPYRPLDKKLLDKVAYLTPNESECRQLFDESMDDALAQHPNQLIVTLGAEGAVYFDETRQTVPAYPCEVVDTTGAGDTFNGALAVALSEGQSLETAIQFANSASSFAVTALGAQGGIPTREEVDEALNK, from the coding sequence ATGGCACATAAGATTATTATCATTGGGAGTGCGTCTATGGATTTAACGGTTCAAACGCAAATGATACCAGAACAAGGAGAAACTGTATTAGGAGAAAATTTATTGATGGCGCCTGGTGGAAAAGGCGCGAATCAAGCAGTATCTGCTGCCCGATTAAAGCGTGATCAAGATGTCTATATGATTGGAGCTGTAGGAGACGACGCCTTTGGCAAACAAATATTGGATAACTTACAGCAACATTGCGTCAATACACAATATATGCAAACGGTTGAAGGGGAACATTCTGGAACGGCTCATATTACGTTATTTGAGCAAGATAATCGTATCATTGTTGTACCTGCGGCGAATAATACGATTCTGCCTGAAGTGGTATTACCGATATTACAACAATTTGAACCAGGTGACTTTATCATGATGCAACAAGAGATACCAGAGGAGACCGTTGAAGCTGTGATAGAAGAAGCGGCATTACTTGGTTTGAAAGTTATTTTAAATCCGGCGCCTTATCGACCATTGGATAAGAAGTTACTTGATAAAGTTGCATATTTAACACCCAATGAAAGTGAATGTCGACAGCTGTTTGATGAATCGATGGACGATGCATTAGCGCAACATCCGAATCAACTTATCGTAACACTGGGTGCAGAAGGTGCAGTGTATTTTGATGAGACACGACAAACAGTGCCTGCTTACCCATGTGAAGTCGTTGATACGACAGGTGCCGGTGATACATTTAATGGCGCGCTTGCGGTGGCACTAAGTGAGGGACAATCACTTGAAACAGCAATTCAGTTTGCGAATAGTGCATCTAGCTTTGCGGTAACAGCATTAGGTGCACAAGGTGGTATTCCGACACGTGAAGAGGTTGATGAAGCACTGAATAAATAA
- a CDS encoding M20 family metallopeptidase — protein sequence MTVKQQILDYIDNHRLNYLDMSHQIHERPELGNEELFASRLLIDHLKQHDFEVTRDIAGHATGFIATYQSEKPGPRIGFLAEYDALPGLGHACGHNIIGTASVLAGIALKQVVDEIGGTVVVYGCPAEEGGENGSAKASYVKEGLIDVDVALMIHPGNETYPTIHTLAVDVLDIKFFGRSAHASENAYEARNALDAMLSFFNGVAQLRQHIQPSERVHGVILDGGKAANIIPDFTHARFYTRGTTRKSLDILTERVHDIAKGAALQTGCNYEFGPIQNGVNEFIKSPLLDKLFEKYATELGEEVSHDDFGFGSTDTGNVSHVVPTIHPHVKIGPRSLVGHTHRFREAAASPMGDKALIKGAKIIALMGAKLIQDPAQLEKIQQEHQLLREHLL from the coding sequence ATTACAGTAAAACAACAGATCCTAGACTATATAGATAACCATAGGCTGAATTATTTGGACATGAGTCATCAAATACATGAACGCCCAGAATTAGGCAATGAAGAATTATTTGCTTCACGATTATTAATTGATCATTTAAAGCAACATGATTTTGAAGTAACACGAGATATCGCTGGTCATGCGACAGGCTTTATCGCAACTTACCAATCTGAGAAACCAGGCCCAAGAATTGGCTTTTTAGCTGAGTATGATGCATTACCAGGTCTTGGTCACGCTTGTGGTCACAATATTATTGGGACAGCGAGTGTGTTAGCGGGTATCGCTTTAAAACAAGTGGTCGATGAGATTGGTGGTACAGTCGTAGTGTATGGTTGTCCAGCAGAAGAAGGTGGCGAAAATGGCTCTGCAAAAGCATCTTATGTGAAAGAAGGACTCATTGATGTTGATGTGGCATTAATGATTCATCCGGGTAATGAAACCTATCCAACGATTCATACATTAGCCGTTGATGTATTAGATATAAAATTCTTCGGACGTAGTGCACATGCTTCAGAAAATGCATATGAAGCACGCAATGCGCTAGATGCAATGCTCAGTTTCTTTAATGGTGTGGCACAATTACGTCAACATATTCAACCTTCTGAACGTGTTCATGGCGTGATATTAGATGGTGGTAAGGCTGCGAATATTATTCCTGACTTTACTCATGCGCGTTTCTATACAAGGGGGACAACGCGTAAGTCCTTGGACATCTTAACGGAGCGTGTGCATGACATTGCTAAAGGGGCGGCATTACAAACAGGCTGTAATTACGAATTTGGTCCAATTCAAAATGGTGTAAATGAGTTTATTAAATCTCCATTATTAGATAAATTATTCGAAAAGTATGCCACAGAACTTGGAGAAGAAGTCAGTCACGATGACTTTGGATTTGGTTCAACAGATACAGGTAACGTGAGTCATGTCGTGCCTACGATTCATCCTCATGTAAAAATAGGACCTCGTAGTTTAGTGGGACACACACATCGTTTTAGAGAAGCAGCAGCAAGTCCAATGGGCGACAAGGCGTTAATTAAAGGGGCAAAAATTATTGCGTTGATGGGCGCGAAGTTAATTCAAGATCCAGCGCAACTCGAGAAAATACAACAAGAACATCAATTGTTAAGGGAGCATTTATTATGA
- the nhaC gene encoding Na+/H+ antiporter NhaC: protein MNKQRIKRDINVWYALLTLGIMIGAMLFTVVKLEQAPHIPLLIGTMVAIIITMCHGYEWDEVEEMMYKGIKHALPAVVIIMLVGLIIGAWIGSGIVAAMIYYGLKLISPTYFLAVVVVICGIVALAIGSSWSTMATVGVASMGIGISMGLSPGMVAGAVISGSYFGDKMSPLSDTTNLASGLTNVDLFDHIKHMFYTTIPGLVISLIAFFILGQMYGSDHLNQGRIDTIMNAINDSFLITPWLLVVPLIVIIAVAMKVPAIPAIVLGVILGFFTQIFVQGDSLATAVQSLQTGYVLESGNDTIDELFNRGGLESMFYTISLTLVAMTFGGLLEYSGMLKALIAVILKFAKNTGTLIASVIVSCFGTNLSCSEQYISIIVPSRMYVSTFIDKGLHPKNLSRALEDGGTLTSVFVPWNTCGVFILTTLNVHVIEYAPFAILNYVVPIISIIYGFIGFKIIQLTKEEKAYFQQQQAVE from the coding sequence ATGAATAAACAACGCATTAAGAGAGATATTAATGTTTGGTATGCATTATTAACACTCGGCATCATGATTGGTGCCATGCTGTTTACAGTCGTTAAGCTAGAGCAGGCACCACACATTCCATTACTTATCGGAACAATGGTGGCGATCATTATTACGATGTGTCACGGTTATGAATGGGATGAAGTGGAAGAGATGATGTATAAGGGAATCAAACACGCTTTGCCGGCCGTGGTCATCATCATGCTTGTCGGTTTAATTATTGGTGCTTGGATAGGCAGTGGTATTGTTGCTGCTATGATTTATTACGGTCTTAAGCTGATTTCGCCAACCTATTTCTTAGCAGTTGTTGTTGTAATCTGTGGTATCGTCGCATTAGCTATCGGTAGTTCATGGTCAACAATGGCAACAGTAGGGGTTGCTTCGATGGGGATTGGTATCAGTATGGGATTATCACCAGGTATGGTAGCAGGTGCTGTTATTTCGGGGTCATATTTCGGTGATAAGATGAGTCCGTTGTCTGATACAACGAACTTAGCTTCCGGATTAACCAATGTCGATTTATTCGATCATATCAAGCATATGTTTTATACAACGATTCCTGGACTGGTCATTAGTTTAATTGCCTTTTTTATATTAGGACAAATGTACGGCAGTGATCACTTAAATCAAGGGCGTATTGATACCATTATGAATGCGATTAATGACTCATTTTTAATCACACCATGGTTATTAGTTGTACCATTAATTGTCATCATTGCAGTTGCGATGAAAGTACCTGCGATTCCAGCTATCGTATTAGGTGTCATTCTTGGCTTCTTTACACAAATATTTGTGCAAGGTGATTCATTAGCAACAGCAGTACAATCATTGCAAACGGGTTATGTTTTAGAGTCTGGTAACGATACGATTGATGAGTTATTCAACCGTGGTGGTTTAGAGTCTATGTTCTACACAATATCATTGACACTCGTTGCTATGACATTCGGTGGACTTCTAGAATATTCAGGTATGTTAAAAGCATTGATTGCTGTTATTTTGAAGTTTGCAAAGAATACAGGTACATTGATTGCCTCTGTTATTGTTTCATGTTTTGGAACAAACTTGTCATGTTCAGAGCAATATATTTCGATTATCGTACCATCACGTATGTATGTTTCAACATTTATAGACAAGGGATTACATCCGAAAAACTTATCTCGTGCACTTGAAGATGGTGGAACGTTAACATCTGTCTTTGTACCTTGGAATACATGTGGTGTGTTTATTTTAACAACATTAAATGTTCATGTGATAGAGTATGCACCATTTGCCATTTTAAATTATGTTGTACCTATCATTTCAATTATTTATGGCTTTATTGGCTTCAAGATTATTCAATTAACAAAAGAAGAAAAGGCTTATTTCCAACAGCAACAAGCCGTAGAATAA
- a CDS encoding DCC1-like thiol-disulfide oxidoreductase family protein, with product MPIIYYDHQCVYCYNYAIWLIRHGLPRSYQFAPLKGNVGQGLEGKHVGVTTRNSVVLQRGEELTFESTAIVHMLRALGGYKWLALLLWSVPKPLRNLGYRTFASNRDKLWSTTWATPTEEEKTFFIE from the coding sequence ATGCCAATTATTTATTATGATCATCAGTGTGTTTATTGTTATAACTATGCGATATGGCTTATTCGACATGGATTACCACGTAGTTATCAATTTGCACCGCTTAAAGGTAATGTTGGTCAAGGATTAGAAGGGAAACATGTAGGTGTTACGACAAGAAACAGTGTCGTATTACAACGTGGAGAAGAACTCACTTTTGAATCAACAGCGATCGTCCATATGTTACGTGCATTAGGTGGCTATAAATGGCTCGCACTTTTATTATGGAGTGTCCCGAAACCGCTTCGTAACTTAGGGTATCGTACCTTTGCGAGTAATCGAGACAAGTTATGGTCAACGACATGGGCAACACCAACTGAAGAAGAAAAAACATTTTTCATAGAATAG